Proteins found in one Thermus islandicus DSM 21543 genomic segment:
- the trpB gene encoding tryptophan synthase subunit beta — protein sequence MLTLPDFPLPDQRGRFGPYGGRYVPETLIPALEELEAAYLEAKRDPEFLAELHYYLSHFAGRPTPLYHARRLSEHWGGAQVYLKREDLLHTGAHKINNTLGQALLARRMGKRRVIAETGAGQHGVSVATVAALFGLECVVYMGEEDVRRQALNVFRMKLLGAEVRPVASGSRTLKDATNEAIRDWITHVRTTFYILGSVVGPHPYPMMVRDFQSVIGEEVKRESLKRFGRYPDALIACVGGGSNAIGLFAPFAYLPEEERPRLIGVEAAGEGLSTGRHAASIGAGRRGVLHGSYMYLLYDHDGQITPAHSVSAGLDYPGVGPEHSYYADAGIAEYAAVTDEEALEGFKLLARLEGILPALESAHAIAHAAKVVPEMGKDEIVVIGLSGRGDKDVTEAMRLLGGEL from the coding sequence ATGCTTACGTTGCCGGATTTTCCCCTACCGGATCAGCGAGGCCGCTTTGGGCCCTACGGGGGGCGGTACGTGCCGGAGACCCTGATCCCGGCCCTGGAGGAGCTCGAGGCCGCCTACCTGGAGGCCAAGCGGGACCCCGAGTTTTTGGCCGAACTCCACTACTACCTAAGCCACTTCGCTGGCCGCCCCACCCCCCTTTACCACGCCCGAAGGCTCTCCGAGCACTGGGGCGGGGCCCAGGTGTACCTTAAGCGGGAGGATCTCCTCCATACCGGGGCCCACAAGATCAACAACACCCTGGGCCAGGCCCTTCTGGCCCGGCGCATGGGCAAAAGGCGCGTCATCGCCGAGACGGGGGCGGGGCAGCACGGGGTGAGCGTGGCCACGGTGGCGGCCCTCTTCGGCCTGGAGTGCGTGGTCTACATGGGGGAGGAGGACGTGAGGCGGCAGGCCCTGAACGTCTTCCGCATGAAGCTCCTAGGGGCCGAGGTCCGGCCCGTGGCCTCCGGGAGCCGCACCCTTAAGGACGCCACCAACGAGGCCATCCGCGACTGGATCACCCACGTGCGCACCACCTTCTACATCCTGGGTTCGGTGGTGGGCCCCCACCCGTACCCCATGATGGTGCGGGACTTCCAGAGCGTGATCGGCGAGGAGGTGAAGCGGGAGAGCCTAAAGCGGTTCGGCCGCTACCCCGACGCCCTGATCGCCTGCGTGGGCGGGGGGTCTAACGCCATTGGCCTCTTTGCCCCCTTCGCCTACCTGCCCGAGGAGGAGCGCCCCCGGCTCATTGGGGTGGAGGCCGCCGGGGAGGGGCTTTCCACGGGAAGGCACGCGGCCAGCATTGGTGCAGGCCGGCGAGGGGTCTTGCACGGGAGCTACATGTACCTTCTCTACGACCACGACGGCCAGATCACCCCGGCCCACTCCGTCTCGGCGGGCCTGGACTATCCGGGGGTGGGGCCGGAGCACAGCTACTACGCGGACGCGGGGATCGCCGAGTACGCTGCCGTCACCGACGAGGAGGCGCTGGAGGGGTTTAAGCTCCTCGCCCGCCTCGAGGGCATCCTCCCCGCCCTGGAGTCGGCCCACGCCATCGCCCACGCCGCCAAGGTGGTGCCGGAGATGGGGAAGGACGAGATCGTGGTCATTGGCCTCTCGGGGCGCGGGGACAAGGACGTGACCGAGGCCATGCGCCTTTTGGGAGGGGAGCTGTGA